TGAATCTCCGGTTCCTGGGGGGAACATCCCGGGGAACCAGCCAGTATCCCGACCAGTTCTGGACCCAGAGTATCGAGAAATTCACTATGAACAATCTGGCAACCCTGGCACTTACCCTGGGAGCGCGGCTCTAGCCGGGCTTCTCCCGGGGGATGGTTTTCATAGTGCGCAAAAGGTTGTAAACGACACCAGATATAGCGGAGCAGGCTATAATCCCACCCATGGGTTGTGTCCCCGGGGTGCAATGGTACAACCTTTTGCGCACTACCTACTTGCTTCCCCTCCCGGGGCGTAAGGACATCTGCCAGTTCCCCCGGGCTGATATATCAGTGAAACATTTCGAACCTCGTTCATCCCGGGGTGTAAGCACATCGACCTTCCCCCCCGAGCCTATCCAAGTACGCCCCTACCTAACCACGCTGCTCCCGGGGGGTTAACACATCCACACCCCCCTGGGCACGGCCTACATACACCGCATCTACCTGGCGGGTGAACAATCCAATCTCCAATACGCCCACGAAGGAGCGCAGGAGGGCCTCGCACTGGGGAAGGGGCATGTTCATGGTCTGGGCTATGCCTTGGGGGAACCGGGCATCCAAGATGAGGTTGCCGTTATCGGTAATGACCGGTCCTGCCTTCTTGGCTGCAGCCCGGAGTTCAACCTGAGCCCCCAGAGCCTGGAGTTTTTGGGTCACCACTCGGCGGGCTTCGGGGATGACCTCCAGGGGCAGGAGGAAATTAAGCCCCAGATTCTCCACCAGCTTTGATTCGTCCACAATAATGACATAGCGCTCGGCCTGGTACTCCACCAGTTTTTCCTGGGTGTGGGCAGCTCCGCCGCCCTTAATGAGCCGGAAATCCGGATCCACCTCGTCGGCTCCGTCAATGGCCAGATCGATGCGGCCGTCCACCTCGGGGTCGTTGAGGCTGCAGGTCTTAAACCCCAGGGTTTCCAATTCGATCTTAGTCTGAAAACTGGTAGGGACGATATACAGATCCTTCAGGGTCCCATCGGCGAGCAGTTCAGCGATCCGCCGCATGGCCCACAGGGCTGTACTACCCGTGCCCATACCCAGACGCATCCCGCTTTTAACCTCTTGGTCTACCACGGTGGTTCCCACAAGCTTCTTTAATTCTGCTGAATTCATGATCCTTCCTTCCTGAGTGCGCAAAAGGTTGTAAACTACACCAGATATTGCGGTGACGCCTGACGGCCTACCCCAGGGAGAGCGCCGCCGATGGCAAAAGTTACAATGTTTTGCGCACTATCCTAGAGATACAAGGCCAGGATGGCGGCAACACGCTCCTGACCGAGGGTCTTCAGGAACCCCGCCAGCCGCGGCCCCTTCTGGCGCCCGATAAGCACCTGATACATCACCGTAAAAAAGTCCTTGGGCTCAATCCCAGCCTCGCGGCTCAGACCGTACATGGCATCCTGGAGCTCCTTATCGCTGTACTGGGAGATCCCCCGGGAAACCAAGTCAGCCAGGGCCTTCAGGGCGGCACGGCTAATCGCCTCGGGGGGCGCGCCCTCCCAGGCTGATAGATCCGCCGGCCCGTCCTGGGGCTCTCGGAGGGTAAATACAAAATCCTCCGGGGCAAAACTATGCAGCCAACGCCAGGCGCAGGCCGCCCGCTGCCGGGCCTGGGCCCACCACTGCTCCCCCAGGGCACCCTGGGATTCCAGAGCCGGAACCTCCTCAAAGGCCCGGATGGCCCGGTCGATATCACCGTTCATGATTAAAAGCAGATTGCAGAGGTGCCGGAAGGGCAGCTGGAAGGGCTGACTCTCCATTGGCCCGTGCACCTGGGACAGCTCGTAAATCCGCCGCTCCTTGGCGGCCTTCTTCTCGTTCACCTGGTCGATGCCGAAGTAGATCCGTTCGCAGCGGTCGTAATCCTCGTAGATCTTGATCACATCCAGATCGAAGCTGATGGCAAACTCGGTATTCGGCCGCGTCCCGGCAAAGAGATACCGGGTTACCTGGGGGGTATACACCTCCAAAACATCATCCAGGCTGATAACCTCTCCGGAGGAGCTGGAAATCTTGCCCCCCCGGCCCTTAATGGAGATGAAATCGTATTGGAAGGTAACCGGAGCATCGACCCCGTACACCGCCTTGCAGATCTGCTTGGAGGTATCAAAACTGCCCCCCTCGCTGTGGTGATCCTTCCCAGCCGGCTCAAAATCAACCCCCTCATAGGCCCAGCGCATGGGCCAATCCACCCGCCAAGGCAGCTTGGCATTGGAGGTGCTCCGCAGATCCAGGGTCTCCTCCTTGCCGGTCTCATCGCAGCGGTAGGTCAGCCCCCATTCACCGTCCCAGGCAAGAACGGTGGTGGTATCCTTGTGAGTAAAGCTACTGAATACCGAAACCGGCCACCAATCCTCGGGCAGGGGCTGGGACCGGTACTGATCCAGGATCCCCCGGATCGTATCGCGGTGCTCCAGGGCGGTACGGATGCCCTGGGCGTAATCCCCGGCCCGGTACTTCGAGGCCTGGTAGATGTACTCGGGCTGAATTCCCACCTGCACCAGAAGCTCCTCCACCGCCCGCTCATTCGCTCTGGCGTAACTCTCTTCCTTGCCGTGGGGATCGGGCACCATGGTTATGGGCCAGCGCAGATACTTCTCCAGCTCCTCGGGATTGGGCATATTTTTGGGAACCTTGCGGAAGACATCATAATCATCCCAGGAATAAATAAAGCGAACCTTGGCGCCTTTATCGGCCAGGGCGCGGACCACCAGATCCACGCTCATGATCTCCCGGAAATTACCAATATGCACCGTCCCCGAGGGGGTTATCCCCGAAGCGCACACGAACTGATGATTCTGATTGCCCCTGTCATCCGAGGACGCCTGGCGGGTCCGCAAAATCTTGTCGGCGTTAATATCTGCCCAATGGGTCGACTGGTTTGTACTCATAGCCCGGAAGTATATAATAATGAGGCCCGGAACTTCAATCCGCCGGACTTTCCGCCGATACACAGACCATGAAGCAGATACTTGTGGTTTTTCTTGTTTTTTTCGGGGTGATTCTAACGCCCGCGCCATCCTTTGGGGCGGATCCCCACCAGCTGACCGGCGGCGCAAGCTGGTATGGCGAAGATTTCCACGGCCGTCCCACCGCCAGCGGCCAGCCCTACGATATGCACCAGCTCACCGCGGCCCACAAAACCCTGCCCTTCGGCACCCGTGTCCTGGTCACCGACCTCAATACCGGCCGCAGCGTGGAGGTAACCATTACCGACCGCGGCCCCTTCGTGGAAGGCCGGGTCATCGACCTGTCCTACCGGGCAGCCCAGGAACTGGACCTGGTTCACCGCGGGGTTACCCGGGTGCTCTTGGAACCCCTGGGCGGTCCGGAAGCACCCCCAGCGTTCGCCGTCCAGGTAGCCTCCTACCAATCCCGCCACCGGGCAGCCCAGGTGATATCCTCCCTGAGCACCCACGCCGACCTGAAGCCCCTTGCCCTGGTACCGGTTATCGCCGAGGCCTCCGGACTCTTCCGGGTCCTGGTTCCCCTGGATGCCAAGGAGCAAGCCGAGACTGTCATCGCTGCGGCAGCCGGCCTGGGCTTTTCCGATGCCTTTCTTCGCCAGCTGCAACCGTCAGAATCCCCGGAGGGTGAGTAACCCGGGGCAGCTTAACCCCAGTTAAACTGGCAGGTAGAGAGCCGGCTATTCCAGCTCCTCGGGATGAACGGGGTAGTCCCGGCTGGGGGTGTTGCCCACCCAGTTGTCTAACTCGTAGCCGTAGGTGCGGGCCAGGTCGGGGCGGATGGCCCGGAGAATTTTGGTTCCGTGATTGTGGCAGGTGGCAATGTAGACCCGGTAGCGGTTCTGGTTACCTGCCGTGGCGGTTCCGGCAGCGTAGAGCCCGGGAACCGAGGTTTCCATGGTTTCAGGGTTTAGGGAAGGTGCGTTATTCGGGGGCTGGAAGGTGCAGCCTGCCTGGGTAAAGAGGCTTTGATCGGGTTTAAAGCCCGTGGCAAGGTATACAAAGTCCGATGCAACCTGGCG
The nucleotide sequence above comes from Spirochaeta lutea. Encoded proteins:
- the rpiA gene encoding ribose 5-phosphate isomerase A, translating into MNSAELKKLVGTTVVDQEVKSGMRLGMGTGSTALWAMRRIAELLADGTLKDLYIVPTSFQTKIELETLGFKTCSLNDPEVDGRIDLAIDGADEVDPDFRLIKGGGAAHTQEKLVEYQAERYVIIVDESKLVENLGLNFLLPLEVIPEARRVVTQKLQALGAQVELRAAAKKAGPVITDNGNLILDARFPQGIAQTMNMPLPQCEALLRSFVGVLEIGLFTRQVDAVYVGRAQGGVDVLTPREQRG
- the lysS gene encoding lysine--tRNA ligase codes for the protein MSTNQSTHWADINADKILRTRQASSDDRGNQNHQFVCASGITPSGTVHIGNFREIMSVDLVVRALADKGAKVRFIYSWDDYDVFRKVPKNMPNPEELEKYLRWPITMVPDPHGKEESYARANERAVEELLVQVGIQPEYIYQASKYRAGDYAQGIRTALEHRDTIRGILDQYRSQPLPEDWWPVSVFSSFTHKDTTTVLAWDGEWGLTYRCDETGKEETLDLRSTSNAKLPWRVDWPMRWAYEGVDFEPAGKDHHSEGGSFDTSKQICKAVYGVDAPVTFQYDFISIKGRGGKISSSSGEVISLDDVLEVYTPQVTRYLFAGTRPNTEFAISFDLDVIKIYEDYDRCERIYFGIDQVNEKKAAKERRIYELSQVHGPMESQPFQLPFRHLCNLLLIMNGDIDRAIRAFEEVPALESQGALGEQWWAQARQRAACAWRWLHSFAPEDFVFTLREPQDGPADLSAWEGAPPEAISRAALKALADLVSRGISQYSDKELQDAMYGLSREAGIEPKDFFTVMYQVLIGRQKGPRLAGFLKTLGQERVAAILALYL
- a CDS encoding septal ring lytic transglycosylase RlpA family protein, which gives rise to MKQILVVFLVFFGVILTPAPSFGADPHQLTGGASWYGEDFHGRPTASGQPYDMHQLTAAHKTLPFGTRVLVTDLNTGRSVEVTITDRGPFVEGRVIDLSYRAAQELDLVHRGVTRVLLEPLGGPEAPPAFAVQVASYQSRHRAAQVISSLSTHADLKPLALVPVIAEASGLFRVLVPLDAKEQAETVIAAAAGLGFSDAFLRQLQPSESPEGE